In a single window of the Ignavibacteria bacterium genome:
- a CDS encoding DUF494 family protein gives MLYEKIIEIIVYLLCELKNNKQLADVDMENLANLGYTQNEINTAFSWVYSKIYAGEKIFLDPKSDTRSQRFLHDAEQNIVSPEAYGYLVQLKELGLINNMDIDLIIDKIMVSSYSNVSKEDMKSIIATYLLDIDEMNDTNSRVMINLNDTIH, from the coding sequence ATGCTGTACGAAAAAATAATTGAAATAATAGTATATCTGCTATGCGAATTGAAGAACAATAAACAGCTTGCTGATGTTGATATGGAAAACCTGGCGAACCTTGGCTATACGCAGAATGAAATTAACACTGCATTCAGCTGGGTTTATTCAAAAATATATGCAGGTGAAAAAATATTCCTTGATCCCAAATCAGATACAAGGTCACAGAGATTTCTGCATGATGCAGAGCAGAACATCGTCAGCCCGGAAGCATACGGATACCTTGTGCAGCTAAAGGAGCTTGGGCTTATAAATAATATGGATATCGATCTGATTATAGATAAGATCATGGTATCAAGCTACAGTAATGTATCAAAAGAGGATATGAAGTCGATAATTGCAACATACCTCCTTGATATTGATGAAATGAATGATACAAACAGCAGGGTAATGATAAACCTGAATGATACCATTCATTAA
- the ybeY gene encoding rRNA maturation RNase YbeY encodes MNRKPKKVKKHSKTAILINNLHPSYKLPVTHNNVRELVSKVMDGEDCQFNEIIVNFVDNRAIKKLNKKHLKHDYFTDIITFPYNDKSTKNIEGEIFISLNTVKENGKFYGSGYKLELSRVIIHGSLHLTGYSDKTKKEKELIRNKENFYLSKFY; translated from the coding sequence TTGAACAGGAAACCGAAAAAAGTAAAAAAACACTCAAAAACTGCTATATTGATAAATAATCTCCACCCGTCTTATAAGCTTCCTGTAACACATAATAATGTCAGGGAATTAGTATCTAAAGTAATGGATGGCGAGGATTGCCAATTCAATGAAATTATAGTAAATTTCGTTGATAACAGGGCAATAAAAAAGCTCAATAAGAAGCATTTAAAACACGATTATTTTACTGATATCATTACTTTTCCTTACAATGATAAAAGCACTAAAAATATAGAAGGCGAAATATTTATTTCACTCAATACTGTGAAAGAAAACGGCAAATTTTACGGTTCCGGTTACAAACTGGAACTCTCGCGTGTTATAATACATGGAAGCCTGCATTTAACAGGATATTCTGATAAAACAAAAAAAGAAAAGGAACTTATCAGAAACAAAGAAAATTTCTATTTAAGCAAGTTTTATTAA
- a CDS encoding gamma carbonic anhydrase family protein, giving the protein MILPYQNKYPKIHESVLVAEGAHIIGDVEIGKDSSIWFNTVVRGDVNYIRIGERTNIQDLTMVHVTYKKFPTFIGNDISIGHSAVIHGCRIDDFALIGIGAKLLDNCHINSFSLVAAGSVVKEGFEVPGGVLVAGVPAKIMRDLKPEEIEKIRQNAKNYQFYCEQYKEFNKGLGFQEILPLDK; this is encoded by the coding sequence ATGATTCTACCATATCAAAATAAATATCCTAAGATACACGAATCAGTGCTTGTAGCTGAAGGCGCGCACATAATTGGCGATGTTGAAATTGGCAAGGATTCCAGTATCTGGTTCAATACTGTTGTAAGGGGAGATGTAAATTATATCAGAATAGGTGAGCGGACCAATATTCAGGATCTTACAATGGTGCACGTAACATATAAAAAATTCCCCACATTCATTGGTAATGATATTTCAATAGGTCACAGCGCCGTGATACACGGCTGCAGGATAGATGATTTTGCGCTTATTGGCATTGGCGCGAAATTACTTGATAACTGTCATATCAACTCATTTTCACTGGTTGCGGCTGGTTCAGTGGTAAAAGAAGGCTTTGAAGTACCAGGCGGCGTGCTGGTTGCGGGCGTTCCGGCTAAAATTATGCGTGATCTTAAGCCGGAAGAAATTGAGAAAATCCGCCAAAATGCTAAAAATTACCAATTTTACTGCGAGCAGTATAAAGAATTCAATAAAGGGCTTGGTTTTCAAGAAATTTTGCCACTTGACAAATAA
- a CDS encoding DUF3108 domain-containing protein: MLSTHKIPVLITVLLLFISSRTFSQSEVFYEGEELYYEVNYSFINIGWAKFTTEKVPGRENFYLCKAKLKSNNSLPLIDVDFEFISEIENINGKLKPHRFTSNQYKDGKKSIEVYDFLYDSAKVNIKRTGYEGNVEIEKSINTSTVFQDGLSIFYFARANTNKDRTEYVPVLMQTDTSMMKIDFSTKRTGIEISEADYEISSVYLEGVSYFTAVFGLTGEFSGWFSGDEARIPLKAKLQVEIGSITLELKSWKHGNWQPPKY; encoded by the coding sequence ATGCTCTCAACACATAAAATTCCGGTTTTGATAACAGTCTTGCTGCTTTTTATAAGCAGCAGGACTTTTTCACAATCAGAGGTTTTTTATGAGGGTGAAGAATTATATTATGAAGTGAATTATTCCTTTATTAATATAGGATGGGCTAAGTTTACCACAGAAAAAGTGCCGGGCAGGGAAAATTTTTATCTATGCAAGGCAAAGCTTAAATCCAATAATTCACTTCCTCTGATCGATGTTGATTTTGAATTTATAAGTGAAATTGAAAATATAAACGGCAAGCTGAAGCCTCACAGGTTCACATCGAACCAGTATAAGGATGGTAAAAAGAGTATTGAGGTGTATGATTTTTTATATGACTCAGCCAAAGTGAATATAAAACGAACGGGATATGAAGGTAATGTTGAGATAGAAAAATCTATAAATACTTCAACAGTATTCCAGGATGGGCTTTCGATATTTTACTTCGCCAGGGCAAATACAAATAAAGACAGAACTGAATACGTTCCCGTACTGATGCAGACGGATACTTCAATGATGAAAATAGATTTTTCAACCAAACGCACTGGGATTGAGATAAGCGAAGCGGACTATGAGATTTCATCTGTTTATCTTGAAGGCGTTTCATATTTTACGGCTGTGTTCGGTTTAACTGGTGAGTTCTCAGGTTGGTTTTCAGGTGATGAAGCAAGGATTCCATTAAAAGCAAAGCTGCAGGTTGAAATTGGCAGTATAACGCTTGAGCTTAAATCATGGAAACACGGGAATTGGCAGCCCCCGAAATATTAA
- a CDS encoding S41 family peptidase, with translation MQKRRYLVPIFLMLITIGVLVGMKVNTAASGDDVFDNVKKFNEALNLVQKNYVDEVNTDKLTEAAIKGMLDQLDPHSTYITQDQLKRINEDFQGSFEGIGVEFDIVNDTITIVTPISGGPSEALGILAGDKIVKIDGVNAVGMTREDVPKKLRGPKGTKVTVAISRGGSPNLIDFEITRDKIPLYSVDASFMINNEVGYARVTRFSATTYDEFAKALAEMKKQGMKKLVLDLRNNPGGYLDQAFKMASMFIERGKKIVYTKSRIPAYNDEYISEGGEYTNIPLVVLVNDGSASASEIVSGAIQDWDRGIIVGENTFGKGLVQRQYDLSDGSAMRVTTSRYYTPSGRLIQKPYEGGEYKQMLINPEEGDNLYHNKDTKDTSRPEFKTMGGRTVYGGGGVTPDFVIRLDTLTDYSVQLRRVNLFLEFANAYYDANRENIKSSYSDYLKFRDNFTVTPNMLEDFKSLAASKNIPFNEEQWQRDLDFITTSIKSIIARDVWGNNGSMAVWLQTDKQFEKAMSLFPEAEKLAQLR, from the coding sequence ATGCAAAAACGTAGATATTTAGTACCGATTTTTTTGATGCTTATCACCATCGGTGTGCTTGTTGGCATGAAGGTCAACACGGCTGCATCCGGTGACGATGTTTTTGATAACGTCAAAAAATTCAACGAAGCTCTCAACCTGGTTCAGAAAAATTATGTGGATGAGGTAAATACCGATAAGCTTACAGAGGCGGCTATTAAAGGCATGCTTGACCAGCTTGACCCGCATTCAACTTACATTACCCAGGACCAGCTTAAAAGGATCAACGAAGATTTCCAGGGAAGCTTTGAAGGTATCGGTGTTGAATTTGATATTGTGAATGATACCATAACAATTGTTACCCCTATTTCAGGCGGTCCATCAGAAGCGCTTGGAATTCTGGCAGGTGATAAAATCGTTAAGATTGACGGAGTGAATGCTGTTGGAATGACAAGGGAAGATGTTCCCAAAAAGCTGCGCGGACCCAAGGGAACTAAAGTTACTGTAGCAATTTCAAGAGGCGGCAGCCCGAACCTCATTGATTTTGAAATTACCCGTGACAAAATACCGCTTTACAGCGTTGACGCATCATTTATGATCAACAATGAAGTTGGCTATGCAAGGGTTACAAGGTTTTCAGCTACAACTTATGATGAATTCGCAAAAGCGCTTGCTGAAATGAAAAAGCAGGGTATGAAGAAGCTTGTACTTGACCTCAGGAATAACCCGGGCGGATATTTAGACCAGGCATTCAAAATGGCAAGTATGTTTATAGAGCGCGGCAAAAAAATAGTATATACAAAAAGCAGGATACCTGCTTACAATGATGAATACATTTCCGAAGGCGGAGAGTATACCAATATTCCGCTTGTTGTCCTAGTAAATGACGGTTCAGCTTCAGCAAGCGAGATCGTTTCAGGAGCAATTCAGGATTGGGACAGGGGAATAATTGTAGGTGAAAATACTTTCGGCAAAGGGCTTGTGCAGAGGCAGTATGACCTTTCAGACGGTTCTGCGATGAGAGTAACAACATCAAGATACTATACACCTTCCGGCAGGCTGATACAGAAACCTTATGAAGGCGGAGAGTATAAGCAGATGCTTATAAATCCGGAAGAAGGAGATAACCTGTATCACAACAAGGATACCAAGGATACTTCAAGGCCTGAATTTAAAACAATGGGCGGCAGAACAGTATATGGCGGCGGCGGAGTTACACCTGATTTTGTTATCAGGCTTGATACGCTTACCGATTATTCGGTTCAGCTCAGAAGAGTTAATCTTTTCCTTGAATTTGCCAATGCATATTATGACGCAAACCGTGAAAATATAAAATCTTCATATTCAGATTACTTAAAGTTCAGGGATAACTTTACAGTTACCCCGAACATGCTTGAAGATTTCAAGTCACTTGCAGCTTCAAAGAACATACCGTTCAACGAAGAACAGTGGCAAAGGGACCTAGATTTCATTACCACGAGCATAAAATCAATAATTGCACGCGATGTTTGGGGCAATAACGGAAGTATGGCAGTATGGCTTCAGACTGATAAACAGTTCGAAAAAGCCATGTCGCTTTTCCCTGAAGCTGAAAAGCTTGCACAGTTAAGATAA
- a CDS encoding tryptophan-rich sensory protein, producing the protein MKKFIKLVSSILICQLAGIIGSFFTVSNISGWFIDLNKPLLNPPNWVFSPVWITLYFLMGIALFLVWNKGLDKPFNRNAFILFIIQLVFNSLWSIVFFGMHQLLISVFVIIILWLLIFINIVQFGKISEAAAYLLLPYILWVSFASYLNIAIYILNT; encoded by the coding sequence ATGAAAAAATTTATTAAGCTTGTTTCCAGTATTTTAATTTGTCAGCTTGCGGGTATAATAGGCTCATTTTTTACTGTAAGCAATATTTCTGGCTGGTTTATTGATCTGAATAAACCGCTTCTGAATCCCCCTAACTGGGTTTTTAGCCCGGTATGGATCACACTTTATTTTTTGATGGGAATAGCATTATTCCTGGTATGGAACAAAGGTCTCGATAAGCCTTTCAACAGAAATGCCTTTATCCTGTTCATAATTCAGCTTGTATTTAATTCCTTATGGAGCATAGTGTTTTTCGGGATGCACCAGTTATTGATCTCAGTTTTTGTTATAATAATATTATGGCTTCTGATCTTCATAAATATCGTTCAGTTCGGTAAGATATCAGAAGCCGCAGCATACCTACTGCTGCCATATATATTGTGGGTCAGTTTTGCCTCATATCTCAATATTGCGATATATATCCTTAACACTTAG
- a CDS encoding DinB family protein codes for MPNTNEGFRIKEMEGYTPQIGRLVSMMNYVRSVTLDSVQNLTTPQLDFLLDEKANSIGALLLHIASTDMFFRIFTFENRELTEEEDKLWAPASYMGTPAREHIKGNSLEYYLDVLQSERNKVLELFKKVNDNWLYEEKPLWYNKPANNYFMWFHVFEDEIHHRGQINLIRRRLPKDLNVLNTSCVN; via the coding sequence ATGCCAAATACAAATGAAGGTTTCAGAATTAAGGAAATGGAGGGATATACTCCTCAAATTGGCAGATTAGTTTCAATGATGAATTATGTCAGAAGTGTAACATTAGATTCTGTTCAAAACTTAACTACCCCTCAACTGGATTTCCTTTTAGACGAAAAAGCCAACTCAATAGGCGCATTGCTGCTGCATATCGCCTCAACTGATATGTTCTTCCGTATTTTCACTTTCGAAAATCGTGAGTTAACCGAAGAAGAAGATAAGCTTTGGGCACCGGCATCATATATGGGAACGCCTGCAAGAGAGCATATTAAAGGTAATAGTTTGGAATATTATCTTGATGTATTACAATCAGAACGGAACAAAGTCCTTGAATTATTCAAAAAGGTAAATGATAATTGGCTTTATGAAGAAAAGCCTTTATGGTACAACAAGCCCGCCAATAATTATTTTATGTGGTTCCATGTTTTTGAAGATGAGATCCATCACCGCGGACAGATAAACCTGATAAGAAGAAGGCTGCCGAAGGATTTAAATGTATTAAATACCAGTTGTGTGAACTAA
- a CDS encoding aldehyde dehydrogenase family protein gives MEVPKMYKLYIGGKFTRTESERYTPVVNPKTKEKICNISRASRKDVRNAVVAARSGFNTWSAKTGYERGQILYRLAEMLEGRKEQLAHEITLTTTNTKPQASKEVMKAIDRIIWYAGLADKYGQLIGTVNNVQSGYFNFSIAEPTGVVGILLPEEQPFLALISRLCAVITSGNSCIIIPSEKSPLAALTFSEIAATSDIPAGVVNILTGRKKELLPHLASHMDVNAFDYADSNSAFKKEVQTACANNVKRFVYSATADYYNDDKNENILQVQNFTELKTVWHTMGL, from the coding sequence ATTGAAGTACCCAAAATGTATAAGCTTTATATCGGCGGAAAGTTCACACGGACTGAATCCGAACGCTATACACCTGTAGTAAACCCAAAAACAAAAGAGAAGATCTGCAACATCAGCAGGGCATCAAGGAAAGATGTAAGGAATGCCGTTGTTGCCGCGCGAAGCGGATTTAATACATGGTCAGCCAAAACAGGATATGAAAGGGGACAGATTCTTTACAGGCTCGCAGAAATGCTCGAAGGCAGGAAAGAACAGTTAGCGCATGAAATAACACTTACAACAACCAATACAAAACCACAGGCATCAAAAGAAGTGATGAAGGCAATTGACAGGATAATTTGGTATGCGGGATTAGCCGATAAATACGGCCAGTTAATTGGCACGGTGAATAATGTACAGTCAGGTTACTTTAATTTTTCAATTGCTGAGCCGACGGGTGTTGTGGGAATTCTGCTTCCTGAAGAGCAGCCATTTCTTGCATTGATAAGCAGGCTGTGCGCTGTTATAACTTCAGGCAACTCCTGCATAATTATTCCTTCAGAAAAGTCACCTCTTGCAGCACTTACATTTTCTGAAATTGCAGCAACCAGCGATATACCTGCGGGAGTTGTAAATATTTTGACAGGAAGGAAAAAAGAGCTTCTGCCGCATCTGGCTTCACATATGGATGTGAATGCTTTTGACTACGCGGATAGCAATTCCGCCTTCAAAAAAGAAGTGCAGACTGCATGCGCCAATAATGTAAAGCGCTTTGTTTATTCAGCCACTGCTGATTATTACAACGACGATAAAAATGAGAACATTTTGCAGGTACAGAATTTCACAGAGCTGAAAACTGTATGGCATACAATGGGTCTTTAA
- the ytxJ gene encoding bacillithiol system redox-active protein YtxJ: protein MMNWITLNSTDTLSEAIELSKKEKVMILKFSPKCAINYVVRSLLEREWHEGEMNMKTYLVDVVSGKQLSEKIAKELGVEHESPQALILENGKPVFSASHGKVIFSELRKYAN, encoded by the coding sequence TTGATGAACTGGATCACTTTAAACAGTACCGATACTCTTTCTGAAGCCATTGAGCTTTCAAAAAAGGAAAAAGTAATGATACTTAAATTTTCACCCAAATGCGCAATAAATTATGTTGTGCGAAGCCTTCTTGAAAGGGAGTGGCATGAAGGTGAAATGAACATGAAAACGTATCTTGTTGATGTAGTTTCCGGGAAGCAACTTTCTGAAAAGATAGCTAAAGAGCTTGGTGTTGAACATGAATCACCCCAGGCTTTGATACTTGAAAACGGGAAACCCGTTTTCAGCGCTTCGCACGGAAAAGTGATATTTTCTGAATTACGAAAGTATGCGAATTGA
- a CDS encoding DUF4476 domain-containing protein produces MRRNFLAATIIFLFTAVMYAQSSYLQLSLHDDGNFTVTFDNASLSAGNYAEFDNITAGEHSLKVTRSNADAGTQGDVIFDGKIKIPSGTDLYAVIDEYNTFVIYKKKKYGNNRLIPVGEFVVRCGDGKTPNSDKEQYSTTDECRYKVMKKDDFNDLKSTINNRNFESYNSSIVKTAIDNNFLTSDQVLELMRYFTFEDTKLEIAKYSYKKVCDTKNFFKVYDAFDFESSVTELKNYISGK; encoded by the coding sequence ATGAGGAGAAACTTCCTTGCAGCAACAATTATTTTTCTGTTTACAGCGGTAATGTATGCACAAAGCTCATATCTTCAGCTTTCACTGCATGATGACGGAAATTTTACAGTAACTTTCGATAATGCATCGCTTTCAGCAGGTAATTATGCAGAATTTGATAACATCACAGCAGGTGAACATTCACTTAAAGTAACACGCAGCAACGCTGATGCCGGAACACAGGGTGATGTAATATTTGACGGTAAAATTAAAATCCCTTCAGGGACTGATCTCTATGCAGTAATTGATGAGTACAATACATTTGTTATCTATAAAAAGAAAAAGTACGGTAATAACAGGTTAATTCCTGTGGGAGAGTTTGTTGTAAGATGCGGCGATGGTAAAACACCCAATTCAGATAAAGAACAGTACAGCACTACAGATGAATGCAGATATAAGGTGATGAAAAAAGATGACTTTAATGATCTTAAAAGTACAATTAATAACAGGAATTTCGAATCATATAATTCAAGTATTGTAAAAACAGCAATTGATAATAATTTCCTTACGTCAGACCAGGTGCTGGAGCTGATGAGGTATTTCACTTTTGAGGATACTAAACTTGAAATTGCCAAATACTCATATAAAAAAGTGTGTGATACGAAGAATTTTTTCAAGGTATATGATGCATTCGATTTTGAATCAAGCGTTACTGAATTAAAGAATTACATTTCAGGAAAATAA
- a CDS encoding PAS domain S-box protein, protein MKKLPEKKYINTGFVIALLILITVNILIYLNIRFHYEDESIITKSLTIIQSSEELYSNIIEAETNRRGYLITGNDEFMREYYPSVNAIDSSFSALNKLITDSREKLILDTLQKLIFNRKDLLQESLELQEKRSKDYKAQIEFTQKGKVYVDSIKSKIKQLQQMETATLNARLLEAEAGAGYTLSSFIIGNLIAFSLLILAVFLLNRSINKRKETEKSLEENRNWLATTLESIGDAVIVTSKIGEILFINKAAEILTEWKSEEANGMVIDHVFNIYNEDTGEKSPDPIQTVVNQRKVINLDDHTILITKNKKEIPIDDSAAPIINSEGELIGVVMVFRNISERRKAEKEILNNQKFIKRIADSLPSVLYIYDLKGPQISFTNYKIAELLGYNADEVIKQKQSFFEKYIHPDDYKKLRSNFSKYYEARDNEILNYEYRIMNSEGKYRWFRSYEVVFSRNEAGEVTEILGSAFDITTRKMLEQELQKYSGHLEELVNMRTSELQAANIKLKQEIRERARAEGNIIDAEEKFRSLVENALVGIYILQDNKFVYVNPKYEEIFGYRKGEMNGTDSWSIVSNEHKNLVIENIRKRIDDEVKSIQYTFKALKKDGTEIDVEVKGSKMLYNGKLAIIGTLQDITERLKVEKELRNSRQKLLLHVERTPLGVIEWDMDFNVVQWNEAAERIFGWQKEEITGKSASLIIPENAISQVGSTWESLIRKKGGERSTNQNITKAGKLISCEWYNTPLINETGEVIGVASLVEDVTERLKAEEQLKEQREFLRAVIDTDPNFVFAKDWSGNFTLVNKAVADNYGTTAENLIGKSDADFNNNIEEVEHFLNDDREVIATGKPKFIAEEKVSDSKSGELKWYQTIKVPLKGTDGSMQVLGVAADITARKLAEEITKRSLKEKELLLKEIHHRVKNNLQIIISLLKLQSKFVFDPRDLEIFNKSRSRVETMSLIHEKLYKSADISQIDIGNYLRELVSHLLKAYNLSNAKIDFIINADNILMTIDTAIPCGLIVNELINNILKHAFPEGYTGKIELNLRRSDENVILEVIDNGIGIPEAFELDKSDTLGMQLIDTLVKQLDGIIEIDRSSGTRFSIEFRELKYKERI, encoded by the coding sequence TTGAAAAAATTACCGGAAAAAAAATATATTAATACAGGGTTTGTAATTGCTCTGTTAATACTTATTACTGTTAATATATTAATATATTTAAATATCAGGTTCCATTATGAAGATGAGTCTATAATTACAAAATCCCTTACAATAATCCAGTCATCAGAAGAGCTTTATTCAAATATTATAGAAGCTGAAACCAACAGAAGAGGATACCTTATAACGGGTAATGATGAGTTTATGCGTGAATATTATCCATCGGTTAACGCAATAGACAGCTCTTTTTCTGCACTTAATAAATTGATAACTGACTCACGCGAAAAGCTGATACTTGATACTTTACAGAAGCTTATTTTTAACCGAAAAGACCTGCTGCAGGAATCTCTTGAACTGCAGGAAAAAAGATCAAAGGATTATAAAGCGCAAATTGAATTTACTCAAAAAGGCAAGGTTTATGTTGACAGTATAAAATCCAAGATCAAGCAGCTGCAGCAGATGGAAACAGCAACACTGAACGCAAGACTTCTTGAGGCCGAAGCCGGAGCCGGATATACGCTTAGTAGTTTTATAATCGGGAATTTGATCGCTTTTTCTCTGCTTATACTTGCAGTTTTTTTATTGAACAGAAGCATAAATAAACGCAAGGAAACTGAAAAATCACTAGAAGAAAACCGTAACTGGCTGGCTACAACACTGGAAAGCATCGGAGATGCAGTTATTGTGACAAGCAAGATAGGGGAGATATTGTTCATAAACAAAGCTGCAGAGATACTAACGGAATGGAAAAGTGAAGAAGCGAACGGAATGGTTATAGACCATGTATTTAATATATACAATGAAGATACAGGTGAAAAATCACCTGACCCGATTCAAACAGTTGTGAACCAAAGAAAAGTTATAAACCTTGATGATCATACGATATTAATAACAAAAAATAAAAAAGAGATACCGATAGATGACAGCGCGGCTCCGATTATCAATTCCGAAGGTGAATTGATAGGGGTGGTAATGGTATTCAGGAATATATCAGAACGGCGTAAAGCGGAGAAGGAAATATTAAACAACCAGAAATTCATAAAAAGGATAGCTGATTCACTGCCAAGCGTACTATATATTTATGACCTGAAAGGTCCGCAAATTTCCTTTACAAACTATAAAATTGCTGAGTTGTTAGGATACAATGCAGATGAAGTCATAAAGCAGAAGCAGTCATTTTTTGAAAAATACATTCACCCGGATGATTATAAAAAACTACGTTCAAATTTCAGCAAATATTATGAAGCCAGGGATAATGAGATACTGAATTATGAATACCGCATTATGAACTCAGAAGGCAAATACCGCTGGTTCAGGAGCTATGAAGTAGTATTTTCTAGGAATGAAGCAGGTGAGGTGACTGAGATCTTAGGCTCAGCATTTGATATCACTACAAGGAAAATGCTTGAGCAGGAGCTTCAAAAATACAGCGGACACCTTGAAGAGCTTGTAAATATGAGAACATCTGAGCTGCAGGCGGCAAATATAAAGCTTAAGCAGGAAATAAGGGAACGGGCAAGGGCAGAAGGAAATATTATTGATGCAGAAGAAAAATTCCGCAGTCTGGTTGAAAACGCATTGGTGGGCATATATATCCTGCAGGATAATAAGTTTGTTTATGTTAACCCTAAATATGAGGAGATATTCGGCTACCGTAAGGGTGAAATGAACGGCACGGATTCATGGAGCATAGTATCTAATGAACATAAGAACCTGGTAATAGAAAATATAAGGAAGAGAATTGATGATGAAGTTAAGTCGATACAGTACACATTTAAAGCTCTAAAAAAAGACGGTACTGAAATTGATGTTGAGGTAAAAGGCTCAAAGATGCTTTACAACGGCAAGCTTGCAATAATAGGAACACTTCAGGATATAACCGAAAGGCTAAAAGTTGAAAAGGAGTTAAGGAATTCACGGCAAAAGCTATTGCTGCATGTTGAAAGGACTCCGCTTGGTGTAATTGAATGGGATATGGATTTTAATGTTGTACAGTGGAATGAAGCGGCAGAGAGAATATTCGGCTGGCAGAAAGAAGAAATAACCGGTAAAAGCGCATCATTGATAATACCCGAAAATGCTATATCCCAGGTGGGCAGCACTTGGGAAAGCCTGATCCGCAAAAAAGGCGGTGAAAGAAGTACCAATCAAAATATTACCAAAGCAGGTAAGCTGATATCATGTGAATGGTATAACACTCCGCTTATAAATGAAACAGGGGAAGTGATCGGTGTGGCCTCACTGGTTGAAGATGTTACCGAAAGGTTAAAAGCAGAAGAGCAGCTGAAGGAACAAAGGGAATTTTTGAGGGCTGTAATTGATACTGACCCCAATTTTGTTTTTGCAAAAGACTGGAGCGGAAACTTTACGCTTGTAAATAAAGCTGTAGCAGATAACTACGGAACCACAGCTGAAAACCTGATCGGAAAATCTGATGCTGACTTCAATAATAATATTGAAGAAGTTGAACACTTTTTAAATGATGACAGGGAAGTAATCGCCACAGGAAAACCAAAATTTATTGCTGAAGAAAAAGTATCTGATTCAAAATCAGGTGAATTGAAATGGTACCAGACAATCAAAGTGCCGTTAAAAGGAACAGATGGTTCCATGCAGGTGCTTGGTGTTGCAGCCGATATTACTGCGAGAAAACTTGCTGAGGAGATCACAAAAAGATCATTGAAGGAAAAAGAGCTGCTGCTGAAAGAAATTCATCACAGGGTAAAGAATAACCTTCAGATAATTATCAGCTTGCTTAAGCTGCAGTCAAAATTTGTTTTTGATCCGCGTGATCTTGAAATCTTCAATAAGAGCCGTTCAAGGGTGGAAACAATGTCGCTGATCCATGAAAAGCTTTACAAGTCAGCCGATATTTCTCAGATTGATATTGGAAATTATTTAAGGGAGCTTGTTTCACACCTGCTTAAAGCATATAATTTATCCAACGCCAAGATCGATTTTATCATTAACGCTGATAATATTTTAATGACTATAGATACAGCCATACCGTGCGGATTGATAGTTAACGAACTGATAAATAACATTCTTAAACACGCTTTCCCTGAAGGATATACAGGAAAGATAGAACTTAATTTGCGAAGGTCAGATGAAAATGTTATTTTAGAAGTAATTGATAACGGTATCGGTATCCCGGAAGCTTTTGAGCTGGATAAAAGCGATACCCTGGGTATGCAGCTGATAGATACCCTGGTGAAACAGCTTGATGGTATAATTGAAATTGACAGGTCAAGCGGTACAAGATTTTCGATAGAATTCAGAGAGTTAAAATATAAAGAAAGGATCTAA